In one Lolium rigidum isolate FL_2022 chromosome 3, APGP_CSIRO_Lrig_0.1, whole genome shotgun sequence genomic region, the following are encoded:
- the LOC124698100 gene encoding uncharacterized protein LOC124698100 — MAAADYDRAYRPYTAPPPSSAAAADYDRPYRNEIVPYGDRRLDLVVKPPPARSPPPPLPVTKSGGGIGSAWCFSDPEVKRRRRVASYKAYSVEGKVKASFRRGFRWIKDKCTGFIHG, encoded by the exons ATGGCCGCCGCCGACTACGACCGCGCCTACCGCCCCTAcacggcgccgccgccctcctccgccgccgccgccgactacGACCGCCCCTACCGCAACGAGATCGTGCCCTACGGCGACCGCCGCCTCGACCTCGTCGTCAAGCCGCCCCCCGCcaggtccccgccgccgccgctgccggtcaCCAAGAGCGGGGGCGGCATCGGCTCCGCCTGGTGCTTCAGCGACCCGGAggtgaagcggcggcggcgggtggccagCTACAAGGCCTACTCGGTCGAGGGGAAAGTCAAGGCCTCCTTCCGCAGGGGGTTCCGCTGGATCAAGGACAAGTGCACCGGCTTCATCCATGGCTG A
- the LOC124695421 gene encoding uncharacterized protein LOC124695421: MAMRVDSAILAVVVAFLIPLRLLSFVVRLNTSGSAGDLRRSCTAFAIAAALLAVIFGLPRDHVGQTGHCVASVTNTGEDGMGLEVRLEIEQLKLQLNRLESLWENNSKASDGKGHGSDEGGEAVKAMELDIQALIKEQENIKAMLVKMHTEWENNSKAWDDEGHVSEEDVGVVKVMGLDIQALIKEQENIKTMLVKMHTEWEKNSKASGDKGHVSEEEAGVVKAMGLDIQALIKEQENIKELLRNSESTIKSVTNEVLILAAESRKMNSDIYNIWSLANDTEKTVEALHSDVKSVFEFVGKAV; encoded by the exons ATGGCCATGAGGGTCGACTCggccatcctcgccgtcgtcgtcgccttcCTCATCCCCCTCCGCCTGCTCTCCTTCGTTGTCCGCCTGAACACCTCCGGTAgcgccggcgacctccgccgATCCTGCACCGCCTTCGCCATCGCGGCCGCGCTCCTCGCCGTCATCTTCGGCCTTCCCCGAGACCACGTCGGTCAGACGGGGCACTGCGTGGCGTCCGTCACCAACACGGGAGAGGATGGTATGGGCCTAGAGGTTCGGCTGGAGATCGAGCAGCTGAAGCTCCAGCTCAACCGATTGG AATCACTCTGGGAGAACAATTCGAAAGCATCGGATGGTAAAGGTCATGGTTCAGATGAAGGTGGCGAGGCTGTGAAAGCGATGGAACTGGACATTCAGGCTCTGATCAAGGAGCAAGAAAACATCAAG GCCATGCTAGTGAAAATGCATACAGAATGGGAAAACAATTCAAAAGCATGGGATGACGAAGGTCATGTTTCAGAGGAAGATGTCGGGGTTGTGAAAGTGATGGGACTAGACATTCAGGCTCTGATCAAGGAACAAGAAAACATCAAG ACCATGCTAGTGAAAATGCATACAGAATGGGAAAAAAATTCAAAAGCATCGGGCGACAAAGGTCATGTTTCAGAGGAAGAGGCCGGGGTTGTGAAAGCGATGGGACTAGACATTCAGGCTCTGATCAAGGAACAAGAAAACATCAAG GAATTATTACGGAATTCTGAAAGTACTATCAAGTCAGTCACAAATGAG GTTCTAATTCTGGCGGCGGAATCAAGAAAGATGAACTCTGATATTTACAATATATGGTCATTGGCCAACGATACAGAGAAAACTGTTGAAGCTCTACATTCAGATGTCAAAAG TGTGTTCGAGTTTGTTGGGAAAGCTGTTTGA
- the LOC124702231 gene encoding uncharacterized protein DDB_G0283697-like, whose product MGTGRRRGVVGDDSDEEYLIEDEEELCVSSAAEEGGGSDAEYQVDEEDGEEEETPRPVKGAGKRKPNPAPVRSRGRRRYEDDDDYSEEEVEEDEGAGEQYQEEDPQEAEEPPRLHGECGARGQPPVIQRSNRRRREEDADFDPDLDEGEEDRDMDFDPELEGDNDECEEEEFNLSRTRKTQQRITNTVRRRIPASKRRRGTKRKSSSKGSKRKARAAKPRKAAPAARRRRKRPAIERYEDDDDDFIVDDDDQVEVSRNPRKKARFGRQDRPVPVAEADIWPAVDSDTSDFEFGTSDEDAEAPVVEPVRVAARKGRRKKAAGSSSDSEFHVSDEELRVVREEEVTRKKRALVLQSDSDSEYHVSDTQLEASRETASKKCVSSSDSEFNLSDKELGHVRKETKKKKKHRVFVSGSSSESEFHVSDKELGHVRKEAKKKKNNRAFVSGSSSESEFHVSDKDLGCVREGEAKRKKRVFVSGSSSDSECHASDKDSGDKPLEAQPTLPVSVRRISLARNGEDKGKEKKEAVDAGKQTCGICFSEDQRMTPQGMLNCCSHYFCFPCIMEWSKVESKCPLCKRRFTTITKSSKVDLGLELKKTVIRVEERDQVYQPTEEEIRRWLDPYENLVCIECNQGGEDSLMLLCDICDSSAHTYCVGLGREVPEGNWYCGGCRLAGEGPSYPRRLTNSNSAQVAATAPIGIFERSPSINSWQTFQGFDLNASPRESSRQNHPAESQASTAGVSTPSGGRLATLSRRRGWMRILLNRHRPSDGLDLGHNGVQNSDGAARAEPDRMNFFASSDSNSLQHSGYVSRIEQTHINLHAPLEANSSQLLLDDIRDQHRFSPSVHTPRNSTPCISVDGNSFPTN is encoded by the exons ATGGGGACGGGGCGGCGGCGTGGGGTCGTGggcgacgacagcgacgaggagtatctgattgaggacgaggaggagctcTGTGTCTCCAGTGCCGCCGAGGAGGGAGGGGGCTCGGACGCGGAGTACCAGGTGGACGAGGAGGACGGGGAGGAGGAAGAGACGCCGCGGCCGGTCAAGGGTGCGGGCAAGAGGAAACCGAATCCGGCCCCCGTGCGATCTCGGGGGCGGCGCAggtacgaggacgacgacgactactcggaggaggaggtcgaggaggacgaGGGGGCTGGCGAGCAGTACCAGGAAGAAGATCCCCAGGAGGCGGAGGAGCCTCCGCGGCTCCACGGGGAATGTGGTGCCCGCGGGCAGCCCCCGGTGATCCAGCGATctaatcggcggcggcgggaggaggacgcAGACTTCGATCCCGACTtggacgagggggaggaggacCGGGACATGGATTTCGACCCTGAACTGGAGGGCGACAACGACGAGTGTGAGGAAGAGGAATTCAATCTCAGTCGCACCAGAAAGACGCAGCAGAGGATTACCAACACAGTGCGCCGCCGAATCCCCGCCTCAAAGCGGCGACGCGGGACAAAGAGGAAAAGCAGTTCCAAGGGTTCCAAGCGGAAGGCTCGTGCGGCCAAGCCAAGGAAAGCCGCACCTGCCGCGAGGCGGCGGAGAAAGCGTCCGGCCATCGAGCgctacgaggacgacgacgacgacttcatTGTGGACGACGACGATCAGGTCGAGGTGAGCCGGAATCCAAGGAAGAAAGCCAGGTTCGGGAGGCAGGACCGTCCGGTGCCGGTCGCCGAGGCCGATATATGGCCGGCTGTCGATTCGGACACATCAGATTTCGAGTTTGGAACGTCTGACGAGGATGCTGAGGCCCCGGTGGTTGAGCCGGTGAGAGTTGCGGCTAGGAAGGGGAGGAGAAAGAAGGCGGCAGGATCATCGTCAGACTCTGAATTTCATGTCTCAGATGAGGAACTGAGGGTTGTCAGAGAGGAAGAGGTCACGAGGAAGAAAAGGGCACTCGTGTTGCAGTCAGACTCAGACTCTGAATATCATGTCTCGGATACGCAGTTGGAGGCTTCCAGAGAAACCGCGAGCAAGAAGTGTGTGTCATCGTCAGATTCTGAATTTAATCTCTCAGATAAGGAATTGGGGCATGTCAGGAAagagaccaagaagaagaagaagcatagGGTATTCGTCTCAGGGTCATCCTCTGAATCTGAATTCCATGTCTCAGATAAGGAATTGGGGCATGTCAGGAAAGaggccaagaagaagaagaataatagGGCATTTGTCTCAGGGTCATCCTCAGAGTCTGAATTCCATGTCTCAGATAAGGATTTGGGGTGTGTAAGGGAAGGAGAggccaagaggaagaagagggtatTCGTCTCGGGGTCATCCTCGGACTCTGAATGCCATGCCTCAGATAAGGACTCCGGGGATAAACCTCTGGAGGCTCAGCCTACGCTTCCCGTGTCAGTGAGGAGGATTTCTCTTGCAAGAAATGGAGAGGACAAAGGAAAGGAGAAAAAGGAAGCAGTGGATGCTGGGAAGCAGACGTGTGGGATATGCTTCTCTGAGGACCAGAGGATGACTCCGCAGGGCATGCTGAATTGCTGCTCGCACTACTTTTGCTTCCCGTGCATCATGGAGTGGTCTAAGGTGGAGTCAAAGTGTCCATTGTGTAAGAGGCGCTTCACAACGATTACCAAGTCATCGAAAGTGGATCTTGGCTTGGAGCTGAAAAAAACTGTAATTAGGGTTGAAGAGCGTGATCAG GTTTATCAGCCCACAGAAGAAGAAATAAGGCGCTGGTTAGACCCATACGAGAATCTTGTGTGCATAGAGTGCAATCAAGGTGGTGAAGATAGTCTCATGTTACTCTGTGATATTTGTGATTCCTCAGCACATACTTATTGTGTTGGCCTGGGAAGAGAAGTACCTGAAGGAAATTGGTATTGTGGAGGATGTAGACTCGCTGGCGAGGGGCCATCGTATCCTAGAAGACTTACTAATAGCAATTCTGCACAGGTAGCAGCAACTGCACCAATTGGCATATTCGAAAGGTCACCTTCAATCAACTCTTGGCAAACATTTCAAGGGTTTGATCTAAATGCATCACCTAGAGAGAGTTCTAGGCAAAATCATCCTGCTGAATCACAAGCTTCTACCGCGGGCGTATCAACTCCATCTGGAGGAAGGCTTGCAACTCTTTCTCGAAGACGTGGATGGATGCGCATTTTGCTGAATAGACACAGACCATCAGACGGTTTGGACTTGGGACATAATGGTGTACAGAACAGCGACGGTGCGGCAAGAGCTGAACCAGACCGCATGAACTTCTTTGCTTCATCAGACTCCAACTCGTTGCAGCATAGTGGTTATGTATCAAGAATTGAACAAACCCACATAAATCTTCATGCTCCTTTGGAAGCCAACAGTTCACAATTGCTCCTTGATGACATTCGGGACCAGCACCGCTTTTCTCCTTCGGTTCATACTCCGAGAAATTCAACTCCATGCATATCTGTGGATGGGAACAGTTTTCCAACAAACTAA